The Sesamum indicum cultivar Zhongzhi No. 13 linkage group LG9, S_indicum_v1.0, whole genome shotgun sequence genome segment aaagcaattaaagccacgttggaaaaaataacataacaCAATTAGAACGCTATTtataacaagaaatttaaatcgaaaacttacaacgaTCGTAACAATTCTCAATCCAATTTTGAAGTCGTTAATTTTAAGCGAATCGCATAATTGCTGCTTgctttgaagaaaatatacgcccCGTATCAGCAGTGCACCGGGTTCAACGTAATTTCTCCCAAGATAAGAAGTTTACAGTTCTTTCGGTTTTAACACTATAACGAAGAACACCTCAATCAAACACTCAGAAGCTTATCGAAACAAGAGactcaaataccaaaatttgaaagaaatacgAATGCTAAGTGAAATAGGCCAATCGAGAGAGTGTTTAGGGAGAAGTGAGAATGTTGTgaaatcaaatgaaagaatttCAGCTTTATATAGAGAGCAATTCTTCCCAATTTAATGCAGAAATTGATACCGGCCATTAAGGCCTTCAATTTCCAAATTGAAACTTTCAGCAGTACATCCACTAACGGCTGAAAATTGAAGAATGGTAatcaatccaaaaattaaaacttgaaatagTAACCATgggaatttgatttgattaaagaaaaccatttgaatttgaaatgaatgTACAATCCAAATATGCTGCAGTAAATCAAAACTTCTTTCTCTCCCTCATTCTAAtctttgaatttcaagaaagcctttaataaaaatttcaacaatccCGCACAAATTCATAGATTTGAACTTAAACTTCTATGACTTGCTTTCAACAATGGTACCTTTCGGTTTGAACCACTGTCTAAATTATCTAACGTCAGTTATCAACAGGTTAAATGGAACTAAGCCTTGAATTTAAGCCTGTGAGTGTGACAACGTCTGTCAGTAACAACAAGCCACCAGCTTTGTGTTGATTTTTAGGGTTGACACTTATGCCATGTGTCCTGATCCTATTCATGAATGCTTTCAGGAATAACCCAATTCCTTAATTCAATCAACGAAACGATATTCACTTAGTTGGGCGTCTCCAGGGATGCACTGCTAGCATCTCGTCTTATAAGACTTGACCCCATTCAGAGTTAGACTCTTACTATACTTGCAGTAGCAGCACCTTCCAGAATTTCAGGGGACAGACTCCAGATACAAAGTATCAGTCTATTTGGTGCTCTGACATACCCTTACGACTTGTTGATACCACATTGAACCTTCTTTGTGGGATCTCCACTCAAAAGGTTGGGTTGCCGTCGTAGGTACATCACTCATGGGTTTTCAATCCCATCCCCAATCTGGACTTATGAACTTATGACAGATTCAATCCTTTCGTCAAAGGATCAGCCACATTGTCCTTTGTTCCCACAAAGTCAATGCCTATTACTCTGTCTGACACTAATGCGTTTATAGACTTCAGTCTAACTTGGATGTGTCGTTTGgtcttttgattgtatttacaACTCCTTACCTTTGCTATTGTGGTTTGGCTGTCACAATGTACAACAATCGATAGAAGAGGCTGACTTACAATAAGAAGTTGTGATAACAACCCAAATAGCCATTCTGCCTCGGTACCAGTCGTATCTAACGCACATAACTCGACTTCAAACGTAGACCGGGTTATCAAAGTCTGTTTTGCAGACTTTCAGGAGATTGCGCCCCCACCTAAGGTAAAAACATATCCTGAGCACCCATTACTCCCGGAGTTTTTGGCTATCCAGCTAGCATCACTATATCCCTCAAGAACAACAGGGAATCTGCCATAATGTATGACCAGTGACACCGTGCCCTTTAGCTACCTTAGTACTCTATCCAAAGCACCCCAATGGGTTTTGTCAGGACAACTAGTGTATCTAGCCAGCTTAGAGACAGAAAATGATATATCGTCTCGTGCCATTTACCAGATACTGTAAGCTCTcaataatttgggaatacCTTAGCTGTGCAACCGAAacaccactttcattttttaataaagctACAGAAGGATCATATGGTGTTTTAACAATTCTACTGTTTGATAaccaaaatttctcaattatcttctcaacataatgagattgagaaatgGTTATCCCATcagttgaccgagtcaacttgATGCCAAGAATCACATTAACCTCAccatatccttcatttcaaacttgtttttcaaaaatgacttGGTTTCGGTAATAATATCTAGACATGATCCTATTAACagaatatcatccacatacaggcatagaattatcattttatctcctttaacCTTACAGTATATACACTTATCATTCTCATTCACAGTGAAGCCAAatgcaagaatagttttatcaaacttttcatgccactgtttgggtgcttgtttaagtccatatagagacttaacaagtttacaaattttatactCGTTACCATGAGCTACAAACCCCTCAGGCTGATCCATGTAAATTTCTTCCTCGAGTTCACCATACAAGAAGGNNNNNNNNNNNNNNNNNNNNNNNNNNNNNNNNNNNNNNNNNNNNNNNNNNNNNNNNNNNNNNNNNNNNNNNNNNNNNNNNNNNNNNNNNNNNNNNNNNNNNNNNNNNNNNNNNNNNNNNNNNNNNNNNNNNNNNNNNNNNNNNNNNNNNNNNNNNNNNNNNNNNNNNNNNNNNNNNNNNNNNNNNNNNNNNNNNNNNNNNNNNNNNNNNNNNNNNNNNNNNNNNNNNNNNNNNNNNNNNNNNNNNNNNNNNNNNNNNNNNNNNNNNNNNNNNNNNNNNNNNNNNNNNNNNNNNNNNNNNNNNNNNNNNNNNNNNNNNNNNNNNNNNNNNNNNNNNNNNNNNNNNNNNNNNNNNNNNNNNNNNNNNNNNNNNNNNNNNNNNNNNNNNNNNNNNNNNNNNNNNNNNNNNNNNNatcaaaattcagatcagaccgttagatatgattaaacttatagaaaaatacatttggtaaagttttagacttatggGATATACAGATATAGAGATATcatactcgaaacataagagtaatcattcaagacggtgtatcgttgaatcaggccatgagattttaaatcataccgtctgatatgatctaatttatacagtcttgttatatttaaatttcgtataaATCGAGCGCCCGagttttaagatatcgtaattattgattaaactttttaatctcattatatatataataaaataataattagaattgttcaaccatcatcatcattattattattgttattattactgttgttgttattattattattattattattatttttagattaattaataggaattactaaattttgacataaatttataaataataaaaaatcataagtaaatcacttgtcaatttaaaaaatatataaatgtaatacaaatatatattaaaatattacataaagtttatatatatcatattaaataataattaaatattataatttactaagttgttgattaaatttattgtttgtataaagattaaatgtataaataaaagtaccataatttatcattatccaaaataaaatgtatggtattgattaataattataatatatggtcaattttgattataaactgatcaaatattaaatataaaattaaatatataaaaaagtcaaaaataaaaatatatataaaaaataaaataaaatattgagctGGTGAAAACTCAACCTGAGCTcgagtcgagccggctcgactcatctgccactCCTAAGCAAGAATATCGAGCTCCCTactcattttctttaattcatCGTTATATTACggtttatcaattttctttccaaattCAATTACTCATTTAAGTATCAAAGTGCTAATTTCTTTTCGCGTGttaattcctttttatttagtaCTTTCAAGAAGATTTTTTAATACGccatcatatataataaataaattaattcaaatttgatcaaataaaaaacaagacTCCAGAAAGTTATACAAAAGTAACTGAAACCACTTGAAATGATAATAGCCAAGTGAATCAAGAATATACAACGATGGGTAAGGCGCATATATCAAGGATGGATCAAAGTCTATTAGGGACCCAACCCAACTTGTATATAGGTCTGACTAAATTTTATTgggtgaatagtaatttgtccgtatatgatattgaaaatgagtaaattacctcctataaaaaataaatagtaatttatcccctgcattttaaaaaatgaagcagctTACCGCACTACTTGAggtggtaattttttaaaatatagggagataaattactacattttaaaaaaaaattgggggataaattgctattttattttttataagggggttGTTTGCTATTTTTCAGAATACAGATAAGtagattgcaatttacccaatttttgttgattctaGACTTCTAGAGCTCATGCATTGGACGGAAACACTCTATTGTTGgtagtggattttttttaaattaactagCCGTTGCGGCATACTGTACccacgtgcatataataaataatactttatattttaaaatatattatgaatagaaaaatatacattatatttctagattaaataatatataaaaatgtattctTGCGCAGACTTGGATTTGGCATCTTTCTGAACTTTTGTAACCATCTGCATCCAATTATTGAACTGGGCTAAAAGATTCATGCTAAAGGAGTTAAATCTGTAAGACTTATACATTTACATGCTGAAGAGATGTTTCTTCGCCGGCAGGAACCAACGTTGGACGAGGATAACAGATGCTCAGGACGTTGTAAGGCCATCATTGGCAGAATTGTGGAGCAAGTGAGGGCGGAGACTGAGCAATGGTCACAAATGCAAGAAATGCTGGGGAGGGTGAGGGGAGAAATGGAAGAACTGCAGGCGTCCCGTGATTTCTGGGAACATCGAGCGCATAATTCAGATAGCGAGATTCAGTCCCTTAAACATGCTGTGTTTGTGTTCATTGTGgtgaatttttgttattttacatAGTTTATGTGTTCTTTTAGGTGGAAGAATGGAAAGAGAAAGCTCATGGGTATGAAAACAAGGCCAATGAGCTGCAACTCCAACTATCTGTGCTTCAGGAGGAGCTTAAGAAATCTGAAGCAGAAGTAAAACTTGAGACAAACAGGGAGTTAAAGACGATTTCGGATCCTCCAAGAAAACAACTTGTAATGAAAAGTCATGTATTAAAATGTCACTTGAAGGAAAACCAATGTTGTGATGAATTTGAGAATGCCAAGGATGAGCTGAATATGGAAGAAAATAGGGTCACAACGCCGACGAAAGAGTTGGCGCCTATTTCTTTGGCTAAGCAGCTTGCAAAGGAGAAGAGAATGCTTGAGTGTCATGCTTGACTAGAAACTTCTCGGGAAGCTTCATCTCAGCATCAGCCAGAGCATGCTCAAGGTTGATAATCTCATGAGTCTGTTCAGCTACAGACCGGTCCTCAATCATTTGATACCTCATGAACTTGGAAACAGAATACTTTTCGAGCCCTTGCtctttagtattatatttttggtccaattCATCCTACATAGACTTAGCAGTGTAAGAATCGGAACAATAGACATTGAAGAGCGTATTTGACAGGGCTGACAAAATCGCTCCTCTGCCTATTTGATTCCATTTTGTCCACTGCGCTATCTCAGCAGTTTTGGGATCGGTATCAGTAGGTTCAGGTGTGATCACCTGAATCACTGACAAAAATCCTTTCATCGtcaactaaattttcattcgTTGTTGCcagtgtttgaaaaattggccCAAAAACTTGTCCGGTAAACCGGTCAAGTCGACCTTGTGTGTGATCGGAATTGTAACAGAAATCGGCTCGGCCATCTTTAGTATTTTAGGAAACTAAAAAGTAACgtttcaaataaagaatttgaaaatagcGTTTCAAAacctgtatattttcttcaagattgttgggaaaatatttgatttcaaGTAATCGAAACGACGTTTTGAAATAGtacaatcgaatttagaaatcaaaagcaactaaagccacgttggaacaaataacataacacaattagaaacgctatttataacaagaaatttaaatcgaaaacttacaacgagcattgtatcgtaacaattctcagtcAAATTTTGAAGTCGTTAATTTTAACTGAATCGCATAATTGctgcttgccttgaagaaaatatatgccCTGTATCAGCAGTGCATCGGGTTCAACGTAATTTCTCCTAGGATAAGACGGTTACAGTTCTTTCGGTTTTAGCACTATACCGAAGAACACCTCGATCAAACACTCAGaaacttattaaaataagagactcaaatacaaaaatttgaaagaaatacgAATGCTAAGTGAAAAAGGCCAATCGAGAGAGTGTTTAGGGAGAAGTGAGAATGTTGTGAAATCAAATGTAAGAATTTCAGCTTTATATAGAGAGCAATTCTTCCCAATTTAATGCAGAAATTGATACCGGCCATTAAGGCCTTCAATATCCAAATTGAAACTTTAAGCACTACATCCACTAACGGCTGAAAATTGAAGAATGGATatcaatccaaaaattaaaacttgaaaCAGTAACCAtggaaatttaatttgattaaagaaaaccatttgaatttgaaatgaatgTACAATCCAAATATACTGCAGTAAATCAaaacttctctctctccctcattcaaatctttgaatttcaagaaatcctttaataaaaatttcaacaatctTTGCTTCAGGAGGAGCTTAAGAAATCTGAAGCAGAAGTAGAACTTGAGACAAACAGGGAGTTAAAGACGATTTCGTATCCTCCAAGAAAACAACTTGTAATGAAAAGTCATGTATTAAAATGTCACTTGAAGGAAAACCAATGTTGTGATGAATTTGAGAATGCCAAGGATGAGCTGAATATGGAAGAAAACAGGGTCACAACACCGATGAAAGAGTTGGCGCCTATTTCTTTAGCTAAGCAGCTTGCAAAGGAGAAGAGAATGCTTCTTCTTCGGTTAAGGGACAAGCGACATGATAGTGAGAGAGGCGACGCAAAGAGCGAACGATCACCATTGCGAGATATTGGAAATTCGTTGTCGTTGAGAGGACAACATGGTTTTTCCCTTTAATTTGAGAAAGTGGGAAAAGGTAACTCCAATTGTCATAGTTGATGGAAGAGGAAGGTAGCCAAAGGCATCGATTGCTGAATTCTTGTTCTCTCTTTGCAGTGGTAGCCCAGAAAAGGCAATTGTGATAGATTATTGAATAGGCTTCCAGGTGCAGAACCAATGTAATAGATTAAGTGCAACTTTCTatcagtgtgtgtgtgtgaacaGAAATATTACTTATCAATTACCATTGAAGGACAGGACACAAGTTTATTATTCATGTTCCACTATAGAATGTGTGGAACTTTTTAGGGTTCCAAGTGATCAAACATAGGATGTTTATATTGTGCAACATACCGACTGTAAGAGAGATAGGCCCTCAAATAGCTGATGGTTGCTTAAAAAAGTTCTTCTCTTTCAAGCTTTCAACAGTTTCCTTGATTCCTTCTTCAAGAGAAGTGAACACAACGCCTAGggcttttgctttttctttcgACACCTGGTAGGTGGGAACAAACGGCTTGTCATCCCCACACCTGTACAAGGAAatccccaaaaaataaataaataatcaatattgTGAGCGAGTGAGATTTATTACGACAAAGGACTCGATTGTTTTGTCATGCAAGTATGCTGGAAGGAGGTACAATACCGAGCCATCATTTGAAAATTAGAAGGGaagatatatgaaaattatgcaattaatGGTTGGAACCAGAATAAAGATCGTCGGTATCAATTTTGCAACTCTAACTAATTTCCCCACACAAAGCGTTTGGTTGATAGCACAGCACTTGATTTGATTCGTACACACTCAGATGTGACATAGCTTCACATACTCAAGCAACATAACAACAGCTGTCTGTTAATAAAGAAGTTATAGGATGCAAGAACGAGAGTACCAAAATGCtaatcaaaagaagaaatactactcaaaataaatataaggaaTGGGATACTCATTGATCAAAGTTTCAcataatatatgatattaaaagTCAATCAAGGACAGGACTTACTTTTCAGGAAGTTTGAGAGAAGGGTACAGTTCACGCAGGATTTTCACGACCTCTGAGAAGTGTGCAACCTTCCAAACAGTACAGTATCTTCCTTTGGCCGAAGGATTCTCAAATGCCAATATATGTGCATTTGCCACATCTTTGACGTTTATCCATCCAAAGGTAGAATTTGGATGTGTTTCTCCACCTGCTTGTTCCGAGACGAAGAGTAGAGAATTCCAATGTAAAGTTCTTAATATCCCAAtgcaaaaaccaaaaattatgtaaagaGGCAAAAGCATTTGATCTGATCCACCATTGCTTTCGGCTAGGAAAAGATAAAGTAGAATTTCTCATTTGATCTGCATATCACCATTAATTTACTTATCTGCATATTACCAGTAGTTTTGACTTACTAAAATCtctaaatttttctattgagcaatttttgttttccaacaaaaaacaaaaagaagaacaaacaGGGATCGAAAGGAAAGGAACACATTACAggaaatggatgaaaaaaatcccaaaatttatataccaAAGCAAAGAAATTATGTAGTTTAAAAGATATTAGCAGGTGAATCAATTATAGATATGATGAGGGACTAAAATCTAAGGACCTGCTGGAACTTACCATTTATCAAGTTCAGAATAGCAGCGCAACTTGTGTTGAGTGTTGGCTGCAACAATGGACCAATTACCATCCCAGGGTTTATGGTAACCATGTCtattcctttctcttttacaAACTCCCAGGCAGCATATCCTCAGCCAATGTCTTTGAAAGCAAATGCCATTGCTGGTGGAAGCAGTACGACATAAACAAGCAGAACCAAAGTGACATTTATCATGGGAAATATGtgagaacaaagaagaaaaataagaatgtcAAGAATCATGGAATCAGTAGTCAATCACCAAATTAGTGACAACAAACCCTTGTTGCAACAAATTTGATTACTGCTCTAATATTTCTTGTCAAtgttgaaataaatgaatatttaccatatttaataatttaaactgaGAAAACTACTAGATTTTGTGGAAATTGACCTAAAGAAGTAACCATACGACATCCTCTGCACCTAGTTATAGGATTAGCATTTCCCAAAAATAGAAGAGGAATAGAACTCTGACCTGCATTTCTTTGCAAAGCTCTGGATTGGACCACCAACTCTCATCCACCACCACTTCAGGTGTCCGACGTTTACCATTGTGTACAACAGCAGCTAAAGAAGATGTCAGCACTACCCTTTTAATGGATGGCGTTTTTGCACATGAGGCAAGGACATTGATAGTCCCCTTTAATTGAGAAATCAATTCTGCCTGGGGAAAGTGAAAATTGACTTCAGCAAAAAATGCTGCTACAAGTGATAAACTTAGCTGGATGAACCAAGAACTTAAAGAAATGTCTTATATTCAGTTAAACTGACTACAAGAGGTGTCAATCTAATAAGCAGCTTAATAAATGAGTTCTATAGAGAAATAGAATGACCACACTACCTTCAGTCTAATAGCATAATTCATAATACTAAACTAAGCCAGACAGCAAAATAGTATAGTAAAAGTTGAGGCCACTGAAATAAATGCCGGCTCTGGCATGATTGCCCTTTTCCATCAACAAGTTTCCAGTCTCCTGAGATAGTGTGACGGCAAcaatttacaaaagaaaaaggatagGGGGGTAGGGACCTGTGGGTTAGTGACTGCATGGTAGAAAGGGGATGCAGTGTGAAAAACGCCAACACATCCCTCAACTACAGAATCAAAGGACCCTTCTTCCAGTAGGTTTGCTTTAAGCAAGTGAAGCCTCTACTTGGCTCCATCCAGTGAAAGTAAGTGCTGTGTCTTCTTTGGATCATCTACACAGTATTCCAAATTATCATAACGAATTTCAAAACAAGAATTGTACACACAAAAAACAACACCAACAAAACCCCATCATCTTTTTCAAAGCTCCATGGCAGTTACCAAGACACAATCTCTTATAACtctacaaaacaaaattaaaacgaaTGCAACAAAGCCCATATCACCAAATAATCTGTATCACAAACTAAACCGAATTCCATAAAATCAAAAACAGAGACGATCTCATAAAGACGCTAACTCATTGGAACCTGAAAAAGGTCAACAAACCCGATCCTTAAGAGATCGCGgaatgcgatctgaaaaaggcTAATTCATTgggacctgaaaaaggttacCAAATTGCATGGTTAAGAGATCGCGAAATGCAGGTAATTAAATGCAATCTGATAAGGGCCGCTAATTACGCTGTCAAAAGCAGTTGGGTCAACGGAATCCGAGGATGATCTAAGAATCCCACGAGCAGTTTTAAGGTGAAATGTTCGTTTGAGTATCCATGTAAGGGCTTCTAATTTGATGCTATACAAATTCTCAATATCCAGAAGGCACAGTAGTTACAACTGTCAAATATGGCGATGCATTgcaaaaatctaattttggaCAAGTTGCAACCTAATACAAATGCCAAGAGTATAAACCTCTAAAAGCTAACCCCTATACTTAACAAGTTCGCAAAAGAAGAGGTAAGTTCACAAAAAGGGGAATGGGAAATCACGATGACAGGTACTTCATAGCCTCTACTTCGTCCAGCAAAACATCAAACTCGCAGAGTGTTTGTGTATGGCTGTGTACGGCTGTGTACGGCTGAAGGTCTTTATCCAAGCCAGGGTTCAACTGCCCTTGATCGAAGTTTTTGGCAAAAGCATGCAAAGTGTTTGCTTGGGCCTTGCATGTATTAAACCCGTCGATAAAAAAGCGTGCCGCCTTCATCTCCACCGCAGTTAGAAAAGCCGCAGACCTCAAAAAATCACGAGCAGCTTGGAATCGAGCTTCAGCGAGCACCTTTTTGTGCTCCTCGATATGAATGCGATCGAACCTGCCTTCCCAAATACCATCCAATCGACCTGTTTCGTAGCCCTCTTCCATCCCTTCCTCTCTGCCGGCCATGACTCCTTCCCTTCGACCATCAGAAAAAGCCTTGCCCTTAACGTTCTCCAATTCAGCAGAAAGCTCGGCGAGCTGCCCTTTTAAGCTCTCATTTTCAGCGACCAGAGCCTTTTTCCTTGATTCTTTCTCAGCAAATTGTCGGCGAAGATCCTCTAACTTTTTAACTGCAGTCAAATGGTCCCTCCTATGGCTGGTACATTTCAGAGCCATATTGTGGGAAAGGGCCGATGCCTGAGAGATCGCAGAAAAGCGTTTAAAAGAAGGTTagaaataaaaccaaaattattaacGGGTTACCTGCATCAAAGTATGGGCTAAATGCTCCTCAACGCAAGTATGAGAGGCCGCCAGTATTGATGCCTGATCGCGAGGAAGCTGAGTGTTGCTATAAATTTCCCAAGAGGCCTGACCCGCCTCCCCGTACAAAACAGTGCTCTCCGCTGAGATGTTCCANNNNNNNNNNNNNNNNNNNNNNNNNNNNNNNNNNNNNNNNNNNNNNNNNNNNNNNNNNNNNNNNNNNNNNNNNNNNNNNNNNNNNNNNNNNNNNNNNNNNNNNNNNNNNNNNNNNNNNNNNNNNNNNNNNNNNNNNNNNNNNNNNNNNNNNNNNNNNNNNNNNNNNNNNNNNNNNNNNNNNNNNNNNNNNNNNNNNNNNNNNNNNNNNNNNNNNNNNNNNNNNNNNNNNNNNNNNNNNNNNNNNNNNNNNNNNNNNNNNNNNNNNNNNNNNNNNNNNNNNN includes the following:
- the LOC105170892 gene encoding cingulin-like, producing MFLRRQEPTLDEDNRCSGRCKAIIGRIVEQVRAETEQWSQMQEMLGRVRGEMEELQASRDFWEHRAHNSDSEIQSLKHAAEEWKEKAHGYENKANELQLQLSVLEKYLVSKMFLRRQEPTLDEDNRCSGRCKAIIGRIVEQVRAETEQWSQMQEMLGRVRGEMEELQASRDFWEHRAHNSDSEIQSLKHAVEEWKEKAHGYENKANELQLQLSVLQEELKKSEAEVKLETNRELKTISDPPRKQLVMKSHVLKCHLKENQCCDEFENAKDELNMEENRVTTPTKELAPISLAKQLAKEKRMLECHA
- the LOC105170812 gene encoding uncharacterized protein LOC105170812 — protein: MQASALSHNMALKCTSHRRDHLTAVKKLEDLRRQFAEKESRKKALVAENESLKGQLAELSAELENVKGKAFSDGRREGVMAGREEGMEEGYETGRLDGIWEGRFDRIHIEEHKKVLAEARFQAARDFLRSAAFLTAVEMKAARFFIDGFNTCKAQANTLHAFAKNFDQGQLNPGLDKDLQPYTAVHSHTQTLCEFDVLLDEVEAMKYLSS